In Candidatus Nanopelagicales bacterium, one genomic interval encodes:
- a CDS encoding DUF2252 domain-containing protein, whose protein sequence is MSAHSTAGTTADDIDVQAFFTQRRPSRDARRADGVQRRRSVPLESHAELPGPDDREDPLTLLKAQESSREPALVPLRYARMATDPFAFLRGSAAVMAADLSKTASSGISVQLCGDAHLANFGMFASAERSLVFDLNDFDETHPGPFEWDVKRLAASFAVAARNNGFKDKHATRAARAAVTAYRVTMADLAEMPTLRVWFAELDVDLLVERLRKTALRQATVKAGSKARRSTGDAAVLKLTETVDGQRRFRTDPPLLVPVPPAEFDATVESLAHTYGQYLQTLPPDRIALLMRYSFVDIAHKVVGVGSVGTRALVLLLESGDGDPMLLQVKQANASVLEPYLGASRFDNAGKRVVVGQRVLQTTGDPFLGWTRGGKKAPYDFYVRQLKDMKGSIEPTLLDQEALGVYAQLCGATLARAHARAGDASAISGYLGTSDEFDSAVAEFAMAYADITEHDHGLLTQAIVER, encoded by the coding sequence ATGAGCGCTCACAGCACCGCCGGCACCACCGCCGACGACATCGACGTCCAGGCCTTCTTCACCCAGCGGCGCCCGAGCCGGGATGCTCGCCGTGCCGACGGGGTGCAGCGCCGCCGCTCCGTCCCTCTCGAGTCGCACGCCGAGCTCCCCGGACCGGACGACCGCGAGGACCCGCTGACGCTGCTGAAGGCACAGGAGTCCAGCCGTGAGCCGGCCCTGGTACCGCTGCGCTACGCGCGGATGGCGACGGACCCGTTCGCCTTCCTCCGCGGCTCGGCCGCGGTGATGGCCGCGGACCTGTCCAAGACCGCCAGCTCGGGCATCAGCGTGCAGTTGTGCGGGGACGCCCACCTCGCCAACTTCGGGATGTTCGCCTCGGCGGAGCGCTCCTTGGTGTTCGACCTGAACGACTTCGACGAGACGCACCCGGGCCCGTTCGAGTGGGACGTCAAGCGACTGGCCGCGTCGTTCGCCGTGGCCGCCCGCAACAACGGCTTCAAGGACAAGCACGCCACCCGGGCCGCGCGCGCCGCGGTCACGGCCTACCGGGTGACCATGGCCGACCTTGCCGAGATGCCCACGCTGCGGGTGTGGTTCGCGGAGCTGGACGTCGACCTGCTCGTGGAGAGGCTGCGCAAGACCGCCCTGAGGCAGGCCACGGTCAAGGCCGGATCCAAGGCGAGGCGCAGCACCGGTGACGCGGCGGTGCTGAAGCTGACCGAGACGGTCGACGGGCAGCGCCGGTTCCGCACCGACCCCCCGCTGCTCGTGCCGGTCCCCCCCGCCGAGTTCGACGCCACGGTGGAGTCCCTTGCGCACACCTACGGGCAGTACCTCCAGACACTGCCCCCCGACCGGATCGCGCTGCTCATGCGGTACTCGTTCGTCGACATCGCGCACAAGGTCGTCGGGGTCGGGAGCGTGGGCACCCGGGCCCTGGTGCTGCTCCTGGAGTCCGGGGACGGGGACCCGATGCTCCTGCAGGTCAAGCAGGCCAACGCCTCCGTGCTCGAGCCCTACCTCGGGGCCAGCCGGTTCGACAACGCCGGCAAGCGAGTGGTCGTCGGGCAGCGCGTGCTGCAGACCACCGGTGACCCCTTCCTCGGCTGGACCCGCGGCGGCAAGAAGGCGCCCTACGACTTCTACGTGCGGCAGCTCAAGGACATGAAGGGCTCCATCGAGCCGACCCTGCTGGACCAGGAGGCGCTCGGCGTCTACGCCCAGCTCTGCGGCGCGACGCTGGCGAGGGCGCACGCCCGCGCGGGCGACGCCTCTGCGATCTCGGGATACCTCGGTACCAGCGACGAGTTCGACAGCGCTGTCGCCGAGTTCGCGATGGCCTACGCCGACATCACCGAGCACGACCACGGCCTGCTCACCCAGGCGATCGTGGAGCGGTAG
- a CDS encoding AI-2E family transporter gives MSTPGASPDVTVRLDPGNIWRVGFVGIALAAVALFLRFVIGDAGSVIFTLLMAWFASLAMEPAAGRLARRMRRGAATGLVLAAIAAFAVVFTLAFGQLLVQQIAQLLEGLPALVDSVIRFVNERTGSNYDVATILDSLNITSSQVASYAATVVGGILGLLGSVVGGVFSLFTFALFTFYFSADGPRMRRAAASLFPPRVQPVAVTVWDVTAQKTGGYVAARLVLALINGASSAVIFLLIGMPSWLALGIWTGVVAQFVPTIGTYIAIALPVLVGLLSDNPWIGVIALGWALLYQQVENLTIEPRISAKAVDVHPAFAFAAVMLGTALFGVAGALLAIPVGAMIITLGGIYRKRYDLRPDLDGPAHPDDPAHRDAPPDLGDAEAARPVTASEAPA, from the coding sequence GTGTCCACCCCCGGCGCCTCGCCCGACGTGACCGTCCGCCTCGACCCGGGCAACATCTGGCGGGTCGGGTTCGTGGGCATTGCCCTCGCCGCCGTCGCCCTCTTCCTGAGGTTCGTCATCGGTGACGCCGGGTCGGTGATCTTCACCCTTCTCATGGCGTGGTTCGCCTCCCTGGCCATGGAACCTGCCGCGGGCAGGCTCGCCCGGAGGATGCGCCGGGGTGCTGCCACGGGCCTGGTCCTGGCGGCGATCGCCGCCTTCGCCGTTGTCTTCACCCTCGCGTTCGGCCAGTTGCTCGTGCAGCAGATCGCCCAGCTCCTCGAGGGTCTGCCGGCCCTGGTCGACTCGGTGATCCGGTTCGTCAACGAGCGCACCGGAAGCAACTACGACGTCGCCACCATCCTGGACAGCCTCAACATCACGTCCAGCCAGGTGGCCTCGTACGCGGCCACCGTCGTCGGCGGCATCCTCGGCCTGCTCGGATCCGTGGTCGGCGGCGTGTTCTCCCTGTTCACCTTCGCCCTGTTCACCTTCTACTTCTCCGCCGACGGGCCCCGAATGCGGCGGGCCGCGGCCTCACTGTTCCCACCGCGGGTGCAGCCGGTCGCCGTCACGGTGTGGGACGTCACCGCGCAGAAGACCGGCGGCTACGTCGCGGCCCGGCTCGTGCTGGCCCTGATCAACGGGGCATCCAGCGCGGTGATCTTCCTGCTCATCGGCATGCCGTCGTGGCTGGCCCTGGGCATCTGGACCGGGGTCGTGGCGCAGTTCGTCCCCACGATCGGCACCTACATCGCGATCGCGCTGCCGGTGCTCGTCGGGCTGCTCAGCGACAACCCGTGGATCGGGGTCATCGCCCTCGGCTGGGCCCTGCTCTACCAGCAGGTCGAGAACCTCACCATCGAGCCGCGGATCAGCGCGAAGGCCGTCGACGTCCACCCGGCGTTCGCGTTCGCCGCGGTGATGCTGGGCACCGCCCTGTTCGGGGTGGCCGGTGCGCTGCTGGCCATTCCGGTGGGGGCCATGATCATCACCCTCGGCGGCATCTACCGGAAGCGGTACGACCTGCGCCCCGACCTCGACGGGCCGGCCCACCCCGACGACCCGGCCCACCGTGACGCCCCACCCGACCTCGGCGATGCCGAGGCGGCCCGACCCGTGACTGCCTCGGAGGCTCCCGCATGA
- a CDS encoding potassium channel family protein, whose protein sequence is MSERSDPPREVARRDLVLTALRPTVVIVVMLLVYAIAPLGGGGAAGLVVVVTAVVGLVVFSWVFVHQLRRIRRSATPTLTAVEALVLVYGTFLIQFAVLYVALSQSDPAAFDEQLNRVGGVYLSITVLSTVGFGDITASSDLARVVVSLQMLADLALIGTAVRVLSSTARKAVDPRALDAAEA, encoded by the coding sequence ATGTCCGAGAGGTCGGACCCGCCCCGCGAGGTCGCTCGGCGCGACCTTGTCCTGACGGCACTGCGGCCGACCGTGGTGATCGTCGTGATGCTGCTGGTCTACGCGATTGCCCCCCTGGGTGGGGGCGGCGCCGCCGGTCTGGTCGTGGTGGTCACCGCGGTCGTCGGCCTGGTGGTCTTCAGCTGGGTCTTCGTCCACCAGTTGCGTCGGATCCGCCGCAGCGCGACCCCGACGCTGACCGCGGTCGAGGCGCTCGTGCTGGTGTACGGGACGTTCCTGATCCAGTTCGCGGTGCTGTACGTTGCGCTCTCCCAGAGCGACCCCGCGGCGTTCGACGAGCAGCTCAACCGGGTCGGAGGCGTGTACTTGTCCATCACGGTGCTGTCGACGGTCGGGTTCGGCGACATCACCGCGTCCAGCGACCTCGCCCGCGTCGTCGTGTCGCTGCAGATGCTGGCGGACCTCGCCCTGATCGGCACCGCTGTCCGGGTCCTGAGCTCGACGGCCCGCAAGGCGGTCGACCCGCGCGCCCTCGACGCGGCGGAGGCGTGA
- a CDS encoding FAD-dependent oxidoreductase, which produces MEYPHLFSPLAVGGLTLKNRIFSSGHDTVMAEDGLVSDRLVAYQEARAAGGVGHVVLQVSGVHDSAYYTSHVLMATTDDVIPSYRRLADAVHRHDCHVFGQLFHPGREIMESRDGSLPVAYAPSAVPNQRFHVLPRPMSVELIHEIVAGYGNAARRMVEGGLDGVEVVASHGYLPAQFLSPRVNLRDDAYGGSAENRLRFLREVLAFVRAAVGPDVVVGLRISGDEVTDDGLRPDEVHDACIALDGDGTLDYLSVTAGTSASYRGSVHIAPPMSRPHAYTAPLSAALKAVVSVPVFVTGRINQPQDGEALLARGDADAVAMTRALICDPLLPVKARAGRSDDIRACIACNQACIGHFHLGFPISCIQHPETGREREYGDLAPASPRRHVVVVGGGPAGLKAAAVAAERGHRVTLLEAGRHVGGQALLAQELPGRAEFGGIVTNLEAEARRAGADVRTGTAATVESVLALQPDVIVLATGAVPHRFPLERTDDAVVLDAWDVLRGADLPRDGRVLVADWRCDWVGLGVATLLAQRGHRVTLAVDGWAAGQSLQQYVRNEMLAAAIRGRVEVRTDLRLLGVDADTAYLEHTLTGEVVEIDDVRATVLAQGHRNVDDLLEPLAATGLEVHVVGDALAARTAEEAVLDGLRTAAAL; this is translated from the coding sequence GTGGAGTACCCCCACCTGTTCTCCCCGCTGGCTGTCGGCGGGCTCACGCTGAAGAACCGGATCTTCTCCTCCGGCCACGACACGGTCATGGCGGAGGATGGCCTCGTCAGCGATCGGCTGGTCGCCTACCAGGAGGCCCGCGCGGCCGGTGGCGTCGGCCACGTGGTGCTGCAGGTCTCCGGAGTCCACGACTCCGCGTACTACACCTCGCACGTCCTCATGGCGACCACCGACGACGTCATCCCGTCCTACCGCCGGCTCGCCGACGCGGTGCACCGGCACGACTGCCACGTCTTCGGCCAGCTGTTCCACCCCGGCCGGGAGATCATGGAGTCCCGCGACGGCAGCCTCCCGGTCGCGTACGCGCCCTCCGCGGTGCCCAATCAGAGATTCCACGTCCTCCCGCGGCCGATGTCGGTCGAGCTCATCCACGAGATCGTGGCCGGGTACGGCAACGCCGCGCGGCGCATGGTGGAGGGCGGACTCGACGGGGTCGAGGTCGTGGCCTCGCACGGCTACCTGCCGGCCCAGTTCCTCAGCCCGCGCGTCAACCTGCGCGACGACGCGTACGGCGGCTCCGCGGAGAACCGGCTGCGGTTCCTGCGCGAGGTGCTGGCCTTCGTGCGCGCCGCCGTCGGTCCGGACGTCGTCGTGGGCCTGCGCATCAGCGGTGACGAGGTCACCGACGACGGCCTGCGCCCGGACGAGGTGCACGACGCGTGCATCGCGCTGGATGGCGACGGGACCCTCGACTACCTGTCGGTGACCGCGGGCACCAGCGCGAGCTACCGCGGATCGGTGCACATCGCCCCGCCGATGTCGCGCCCCCACGCCTACACCGCACCGCTGTCCGCGGCGCTGAAAGCCGTTGTCTCCGTGCCGGTCTTCGTCACCGGCCGGATCAACCAGCCGCAGGACGGCGAAGCCTTGCTCGCCCGCGGTGACGCCGACGCGGTCGCGATGACGCGCGCGCTGATCTGCGACCCGCTGCTGCCGGTGAAGGCGCGGGCCGGACGAAGTGACGACATCCGCGCCTGCATCGCGTGCAACCAGGCCTGCATCGGCCACTTCCACCTCGGCTTCCCGATCTCGTGCATCCAGCATCCCGAGACCGGGCGTGAGCGGGAGTACGGCGACCTCGCGCCGGCCTCACCGCGGCGGCACGTCGTCGTCGTGGGCGGCGGTCCCGCCGGGCTCAAGGCGGCCGCGGTCGCCGCGGAGCGCGGTCACCGTGTCACCCTGCTGGAGGCGGGCCGCCACGTCGGCGGCCAGGCACTGCTGGCGCAGGAGCTCCCCGGCCGCGCCGAGTTCGGCGGCATCGTCACCAACCTGGAGGCCGAGGCCCGCCGCGCGGGCGCGGACGTCCGCACCGGCACGGCCGCGACCGTCGAGTCCGTACTCGCCCTGCAGCCGGACGTCATCGTCCTCGCCACCGGCGCCGTGCCGCACCGCTTCCCACTCGAGCGCACCGACGACGCCGTCGTTCTCGACGCGTGGGACGTACTGCGAGGAGCCGACCTCCCCCGAGACGGGCGCGTGCTCGTCGCCGACTGGCGCTGCGACTGGGTCGGCCTCGGGGTCGCCACCCTGCTCGCCCAGCGCGGACACCGGGTCACCCTCGCCGTCGACGGCTGGGCCGCCGGGCAGTCGCTGCAGCAGTACGTGCGCAACGAGATGCTCGCGGCCGCCATACGCGGCCGGGTCGAGGTCCGCACAGACCTCCGGCTGCTGGGAGTCGACGCGGACACGGCGTACCTCGAGCACACCCTGACCGGCGAGGTCGTCGAGATCGACGACGTCCGGGCCACTGTTCTCGCCCAGGGGCACCGCAACGTCGACGACCTGCTGGAGCCGTTGGCGGCCACAGGCCTGGAGGTGCACGTCGTCGGCGACGCCCTCGCGGCACGCACCGCGGAGGAGGCCGTGCTCGACGGCCTGCGCACCGCCGCCGCCCTGTAG
- a CDS encoding Fic family protein has product MTGPSVEYLDLEDALGLVRRLGIGPVVDVGLLDAAMARPRACVFGTDAYPSLAEKAAALLHSLAGNHPLVDGNKRLAWLATVVFLDLNGHLPDLTDDEAFALVMDVAGGRLEVPAIVPRLRVTPVR; this is encoded by the coding sequence GTGACCGGTCCGTCCGTGGAGTACCTCGACCTCGAGGACGCGCTCGGGCTGGTGCGGCGGCTCGGGATCGGCCCGGTCGTCGACGTGGGCCTGCTGGACGCTGCGATGGCGCGACCGAGGGCCTGCGTGTTCGGGACCGACGCCTACCCCTCGCTGGCGGAGAAGGCCGCCGCCCTGCTGCACTCGCTGGCCGGCAATCACCCGCTCGTCGACGGCAACAAGCGCCTGGCCTGGCTCGCCACGGTGGTGTTCCTCGACCTCAACGGCCATCTCCCCGACCTCACCGACGACGAGGCGTTCGCGCTGGTCATGGACGTCGCGGGCGGTCGGCTCGAGGTTCCTGCCATCGTGCCGCGGCTGCGGGTGACGCCGGTGCGGTGA
- a CDS encoding CopG family transcriptional regulator gives MAFTVRPDSELEHALSVLAHEEGTSRQEVIRRAVLDRYERAGHRVRVEDAADRMRARWADVLDRLGSA, from the coding sequence GTGGCCTTCACCGTACGACCGGACTCCGAGCTCGAGCACGCGCTGAGCGTGCTGGCCCACGAGGAGGGCACCTCCCGCCAGGAGGTCATCCGTCGCGCGGTCCTCGATCGGTACGAGCGGGCCGGTCACCGCGTCCGGGTGGAGGACGCGGCGGACCGGATGCGGGCCCGGTGGGCAGACGTGCTGGACCGCCTCGGTTCGGCGTGA
- a CDS encoding DUF3662 and FHA domain-containing protein, with translation MGLLDRFEAKVDSLVNGAFARAFKAEVQPVEIAGALQREMDDRAAIVSQGRTVIPNLFVVELSGHDFDRLGVYQDTLQAELSGMVREYAEEQRYTFLGGVEVTLRRDDELDTGIFRVRSEARADVVAQPSPATPATPPAGVGHPRLVVDDTSYPLTRAVTRLGRGSDVDIRIDDPSVSRHHAEVVLGQPPVVRDVGSTNGTLVNGERVSEAALADGATIRLGGVTLVFRTG, from the coding sequence GTGGGACTCCTGGACCGGTTCGAGGCCAAGGTCGACAGCCTCGTCAACGGTGCGTTCGCGCGTGCCTTCAAGGCCGAGGTGCAGCCGGTGGAGATCGCCGGTGCCCTCCAGCGCGAGATGGACGACCGGGCCGCCATCGTGTCGCAGGGCCGCACCGTCATCCCCAACCTGTTCGTGGTCGAGCTGTCCGGGCACGACTTCGACCGGCTCGGGGTCTACCAGGACACCCTGCAGGCGGAGCTGTCCGGCATGGTCCGCGAGTACGCCGAGGAGCAGCGCTACACGTTCCTCGGCGGCGTGGAGGTGACGCTGCGCCGCGACGACGAGCTCGACACCGGCATCTTCCGCGTGCGCAGCGAGGCCCGGGCCGACGTCGTCGCCCAGCCGTCCCCCGCCACGCCCGCCACCCCGCCGGCCGGCGTCGGCCACCCGCGGCTGGTCGTCGACGACACGTCGTACCCGCTCACCCGTGCCGTCACCCGGCTCGGCCGCGGCAGCGACGTCGACATCCGCATCGACGACCCCAGCGTCTCCCGCCACCACGCCGAGGTGGTCCTCGGCCAGCCCCCCGTCGTACGCGACGTCGGCTCCACCAACGGCACCCTGGTCAACGGGGAGCGCGTCAGCGAGGCGGCGCTGGCCGACGGCGCGACCATCCGGCTGGGCGGTGTCACGCTGGTCTTCCGGACCGGGTGA
- a CDS encoding FHA domain-containing protein has translation MSELALTLLRLGFLAALWLMVLVTVGVLRRDLRAPREARPAPTRPPKPAKQPKPAKQPKPAKPPKTRGAALVVVEGPLAGTVVPLGTGPITLGRAPDSTLVIDDDYASSRHARLYPTPDGWVVEDLGSTNGTWIDRTRVTGPTVVAVGAPLRVGRTTLKLQK, from the coding sequence GTGTCCGAGCTGGCACTGACGCTGCTGCGGCTGGGGTTCCTGGCCGCGCTGTGGCTCATGGTGCTGGTCACCGTCGGAGTGCTCCGTCGGGACCTGCGCGCCCCGCGCGAGGCCCGCCCGGCCCCGACCCGGCCGCCGAAGCCGGCCAAGCAGCCCAAGCCCGCGAAGCAGCCGAAACCGGCGAAGCCCCCGAAGACCCGCGGCGCCGCCCTCGTCGTCGTCGAGGGCCCGCTCGCGGGCACCGTCGTCCCGCTCGGCACCGGGCCGATCACCCTCGGCCGCGCCCCCGACTCCACCCTCGTCATCGACGACGACTACGCCTCGTCGCGCCACGCGCGGCTGTACCCCACCCCCGACGGCTGGGTGGTCGAGGACCTCGGCTCCACCAACGGCACCTGGATCGACCGCACGCGCGTCACCGGGCCGACCGTGGTCGCCGTCGGCGCTCCCCTGCGGGTGGGCCGCACGACCCTGAAGCTGCAGAAGTAG
- a CDS encoding protein phosphatase 2C domain-containing protein, whose amino-acid sequence MPLVLRYAARSDVGLVRSGNEDSGYAGPSLLVVADGMGGHAAGELASATVVATLAQLQVSPPPDAELLPALSDAVDDSGASIGDVADAQPDFAGMGTTVTALYWNGTRIAILHVGDSRAYLFRDGELTQITHDHTYVQTLVDAGRITPEEARTHPRRSLIMKAIDGAHPVEPDVSAREARVGDRYLLCSDGLTGVVTDDALAAELATGDPPGTVTRLVELALEGGAPDNVTVVVADVVEVDDDTAASLREGEPVVVGAAGEPRVRARLPGLSFPEDEQPDPDRPDPLPPSEGPPTRPTAVITAPLAEPEEPDEDAYEAQVRAGRRRRIAFWSAVVLGTVGVLAALVWAATSWLWAQYYVGDHDGRIAIYNGVPGTLIAVPLQRVEEESLTLVSALPTFDQELVMRGITASDFDDAVRIKDELERRAVACTLLPTPAGCPGYDPTVPQPTPLPTPEPTVSTSADPLFSPGTGP is encoded by the coding sequence GTGCCCCTCGTCCTGCGGTACGCCGCCCGGTCCGACGTCGGCCTGGTTCGCTCCGGCAACGAGGACTCCGGCTACGCCGGCCCGTCGCTGCTCGTCGTCGCCGACGGCATGGGCGGGCACGCGGCCGGCGAGCTGGCCAGCGCCACCGTCGTCGCGACCCTCGCCCAGCTGCAGGTGAGCCCGCCGCCGGACGCGGAGCTGCTGCCGGCGCTGAGCGACGCGGTGGACGACTCCGGCGCCAGCATCGGCGACGTCGCGGACGCCCAGCCCGACTTCGCCGGCATGGGCACCACCGTGACGGCGCTGTACTGGAACGGCACCCGGATCGCGATCCTGCACGTCGGCGACTCGCGGGCCTACCTGTTCCGAGACGGCGAGCTGACGCAGATCACCCACGACCACACCTACGTGCAGACCCTCGTCGACGCCGGGCGCATCACCCCCGAGGAGGCCCGGACCCATCCGCGCCGCTCGCTGATCATGAAGGCGATCGACGGCGCGCACCCGGTGGAGCCCGACGTCTCCGCGCGCGAGGCCCGCGTCGGCGACCGCTACCTGCTGTGCAGCGACGGGCTGACCGGCGTCGTGACCGACGACGCGCTGGCCGCCGAGCTGGCGACCGGCGACCCGCCGGGCACGGTGACCCGGCTGGTCGAGCTCGCGCTCGAGGGCGGCGCGCCGGACAACGTCACCGTCGTCGTCGCCGACGTCGTCGAGGTCGACGACGACACCGCGGCGTCGCTGCGCGAGGGCGAGCCCGTGGTCGTCGGAGCCGCCGGCGAGCCCAGGGTCCGCGCCCGGCTCCCCGGGCTGTCGTTCCCCGAGGACGAGCAGCCCGACCCGGACCGGCCCGACCCGCTGCCGCCGTCCGAGGGGCCGCCCACCCGGCCCACCGCCGTCATCACCGCGCCGCTGGCCGAGCCGGAGGAGCCGGACGAGGACGCGTACGAGGCGCAGGTGCGCGCGGGGCGCCGGCGCCGGATCGCGTTCTGGTCCGCCGTCGTCCTCGGGACCGTGGGCGTGCTCGCCGCGCTGGTCTGGGCCGCCACCTCGTGGCTGTGGGCGCAGTACTACGTCGGCGACCACGACGGCCGCATCGCGATCTACAACGGCGTCCCGGGGACCCTGATCGCCGTACCGCTGCAGCGGGTGGAGGAGGAGAGCCTCACCCTGGTGTCCGCGCTGCCCACGTTCGACCAGGAGCTGGTCATGCGCGGGATCACGGCATCCGACTTCGACGACGCCGTCCGGATCAAGGACGAACTCGAGCGTCGCGCCGTTGCGTGCACCCTGCTGCCCACCCCCGCGGGCTGCCCGGGCTACGACCCGACCGTCCCCCAGCCCACGCCACTGCCTACTCCTGAGCCGACGGTCAGCACGAGCGCAGACCCGCTGTTCTCCCCCGGGACCGGTCCGTGA
- a CDS encoding FtsW/RodA/SpoVE family cell cycle protein gives MTAPAPAVAPGGAGGTTPRQPTRRGAELGLILLAWAIGAFGTWQVAVATGEGITDRFWISVGVAGAIPLAMHVAVRLSAPYADPVLLPVATMLTMLGLTMIYRLDVANLDRAQRNGSPPPTPDVYAQLTWFAVAAVLFIGVLVLVRDHRRLQRYTYTSMIVGLVLLLLPLAPGIGTTVNGATLWVRIGGFSFQPAELAKIILTVFFAGYLVVRRDSLALVRTKFLGLGFPRGRDLGPIVVVWLVSLAILVFQRDLGTSLLFFGLFVGLLYIATSRKSWLVIGALLFAAGATFAYLAFGHVRVRVQVWLDPFAYQQEQGYQIVQSLFGLANGGLLGAGWGQGYPQLVPFANTDFIISALGEELGLTGLIAILLLYAVLVERGMRTAVACRDGFGTLLAAGLSLTMALQVFVIVGGVTRLIPLTGLTTPFLSYGGSSLVANWIIIALLLRISDRNRRPDIRAPQVDEALTQVVRL, from the coding sequence GTGACCGCGCCCGCGCCCGCCGTGGCTCCCGGGGGCGCCGGAGGGACCACGCCCCGCCAGCCGACCCGCCGCGGCGCCGAGCTCGGCCTGATCCTGCTCGCCTGGGCCATCGGCGCCTTCGGCACCTGGCAGGTGGCCGTGGCCACCGGGGAGGGCATCACCGACCGGTTCTGGATCAGCGTCGGCGTCGCCGGCGCCATCCCGCTGGCCATGCACGTCGCCGTCCGGCTCAGTGCCCCGTACGCCGACCCGGTCCTGCTGCCCGTCGCCACGATGCTCACGATGCTCGGGCTGACGATGATCTACCGGCTCGACGTCGCCAACCTGGACCGCGCGCAGCGCAACGGCTCCCCGCCGCCCACCCCCGACGTCTACGCGCAGCTGACCTGGTTCGCGGTCGCCGCCGTGCTGTTCATCGGCGTGCTGGTGCTGGTGCGCGACCACCGCCGGCTGCAGCGCTACACGTACACGTCGATGATCGTCGGCCTGGTGCTGCTGCTCCTGCCGCTCGCGCCCGGCATCGGCACCACCGTCAACGGCGCGACCCTGTGGGTGCGCATCGGCGGCTTCTCGTTCCAGCCCGCCGAGCTGGCGAAGATCATCCTCACCGTCTTCTTCGCCGGCTACCTGGTGGTGCGGCGCGACTCCCTCGCGCTGGTGCGCACCAAGTTCCTGGGCCTGGGGTTCCCCCGCGGCCGCGACCTCGGCCCGATCGTCGTGGTCTGGCTGGTCTCGCTGGCGATCCTGGTGTTCCAGCGCGACCTGGGCACCTCCCTGCTGTTCTTCGGCCTGTTCGTCGGGCTGCTCTACATCGCGACCTCGCGCAAGTCCTGGCTGGTCATCGGTGCCCTGCTGTTCGCCGCCGGTGCGACGTTCGCCTACCTGGCCTTCGGGCACGTGCGGGTCCGCGTCCAGGTCTGGCTGGACCCGTTCGCCTACCAGCAGGAGCAGGGCTACCAGATCGTGCAGTCGCTGTTCGGCCTGGCCAACGGCGGCCTGCTCGGTGCGGGCTGGGGGCAGGGCTACCCGCAGCTGGTCCCGTTCGCCAACACCGACTTCATCATCTCCGCTCTCGGGGAGGAGCTCGGCCTCACCGGCCTGATCGCGATCCTGCTGCTGTACGCCGTGCTGGTGGAGCGGGGCATGCGCACCGCGGTCGCCTGTCGTGACGGGTTCGGCACGCTGCTGGCCGCCGGCCTGTCGCTCACCATGGCGCTGCAGGTGTTCGTCATCGTCGGCGGGGTCACCCGGCTCATCCCGCTCACCGGCCTGACCACGCCGTTCCTGTCGTACGGCGGGTCCTCGCTGGTGGCGAACTGGATCATCATCGCGCTGCTGCTGCGGATCTCCGACCGCAACCGCAGGCCCGACATCCGCGCCCCCCAGGTGGACGAGGCGCTGACCCAGGTGGTGCGGCTGTGA